One segment of Theobroma cacao cultivar B97-61/B2 chromosome 9, Criollo_cocoa_genome_V2, whole genome shotgun sequence DNA contains the following:
- the LOC18590813 gene encoding phototropin-1 — MDPTEKSSKQSSLFPPLPRDPRGSLEVFNPSTFSTRPINPAFRSQPTWQSLIEPRGSPEADPSKLASKSGRVEEITSWMALTEKSSAPSPPPPSSSLSQSPLVHTITSDNGGTASPNPSDEAGVAAKRAAEWGLVLKTDNETGKPQGVVVRNSGGDDPNIKPGTSRRNSNNSVRSSEESDNEFSKERGFPRVSEDLKDALSTFQQTFVVADATKPDCPILYASAGFFKMTGYTSKEVIGRNCRFLQGAGTNPEDVAKIREALQAGTNYCGRLLNYKKDGAPFWNLLTISPIKDENGKVLKFIGMQVEVSKHTEGAKEKALRPNGLPESLIRYDARQKDMAAGSVTELVEAVRKPRSLSESTNHPFIRISGGGGEREGSGGLAWRNSENVPPQRRSSGGPRISMERISEVPEKKQRRSSRLSFMGLMRKSQSTTESFDNSLLLDADEDESDDDERPDSVDDKVRQKEMRKGIDLATTLERIEKNFVITDPRLPDNPIIFASDSFLELTEYSREEILGRNCRFLQGPETDPATVRKIREAIDNQTEVTVQLINYTKSGKKFWNLFHLQPMRDQKGEVQYFIGVQLDGSAKVDPLHNRLPDSAAQQSEQLVKKTAENVDEAVRELPDANMNPEDLWMNHSKVVHPKPHRKDSPFWKAIQKIHDSGERIGLKHFRPVKPLGSGDTGSVHLVELYGTGLYFAMKAMDKGVMLNRNKVHRACAEREILDMLDHPFLPALYASFQTKTHICLITDYCPGGELFVLLDRQPMKVMKEDAVRFYAAEVVVALEYLHCQGIIYRDLKPENVLLQSNGHVTLTDFDLSCLTSCKPQLLIPTTDEKKKRHKSQQNPIFMAEPMRASNSFVGTEEYIAPEIISGAGHTSAVDWWALGILLYEMLYGYTPFRGKTRQKTFANVLQKDLKFPRSIQVSLHGKQLMYRLLHKDPKNRLGSREGASEIKGHPFFKGVNWALVRCMNAPELEAPLFATEAGEEDKVVDPELQDLQKNVF; from the exons ATGGACCCAACAGAAAAATCATCCAAGCAATCATCCTTGTTCCCACCATTGCCAAGGGACCCTCGGGGCTCGCTTGAAGTGTTCAACCCTTCCACTTTCTCAACCCGACCCATCAACCCGGCATTTCGGTCGCAACCCACGTGGCAAAGCTTGATAGAACCACGTGGGAGCCCAGAAGCTGACCCTTCCAAGCTAGCCTCCAAGTCGGGTCGGGTTGAAGAAATAACATCATGGATGGCACTCACGGAAAAATCATCAGCTCCATCTCCACCACCACCATCATCTTCACTATCACAATCACCTCTTGTTCATACGATCACCAGTGATAATGGCGGAACCGCGAGTCCCAATCCTTCGGATGAAGCCGGAGTGGCTGCGAAGAGAGCTGCGGAATGGGGGCTGGTACTAAAAACCGACAATGAAACTGGTAAACCACAAGGAGTTGTTGTCAGGAATTCGGGTGGAGATGACCCGAATATCAAACCTGGTACTTCTCGTAGGAACTCGAATAATTCGGTTCGGAGCTCCGAAGAATCAGACAACGAATTCAGTAAGGAGAGAGGTTTCCCTAGAGTATCCGAGGACTTGAAGGATGCATTGTCAACATTTCAACAAACATTCGTAGTTGCGGATGCTACCAAACCCGATTGCCCGATTCTCTATGCAAGTGCCGGGTTCTTTAAGATGACTGGATACACTTCGAAGGAGGTCATAGGCAGGAACTG TCGGTTTTTACAGGGTGCGGGTACAAACCCGGAAGATGTGGCCAAGATTAGGGAGGCATTGCAGGCAGGGACAAATTATTGCGGGAGATTGTTGAATTATAAGAAAGATGGAGCTCCTTTTTGGAATCTTCTTACTATTTCACCTATCAAGGACGAAAATGGAAAAGTCTTGAAGTTTATTGG AATGCAAGTGGAGGTGAGCAAGCATACAGAAGGGGCCAAGGAAAAGGCGTTGCGGCCCAATGGATTGCCAGAGTCTTTGATTCGATACGATG CCCGCCAAAAGGACATGGCTGCCGGTTCAGTAACGGAACTTGTGGAAGCAGTTAGGAAACCTCGTTCACTGAGTGAATCAACAAACCACCCTTTCATTAGAATATCAGGTGGTGGCGGAGAGCGAGAAGGATCGGGAGGTTTGGCATGGCGAAACTCGGAAAATGTTCCTCCACAAAGAAGATCTAGTGGGGGTCCTAGAATCTCAATGGAGCGTATCAGTGAGGTGCCAGAAAAGAAACAGAGAAGATCTAGTCGTCTCTCTTTCATGGG GCTTATGAGGAAAAGTCAGTCTACTACTGAAAGCTTTGACAATAGTCTCCTGTTGGATGCTGATGAGGATGagagtgatgatgatgagagGCCAGACAGTGTTGATGACAAAGTTAGACAAAAGGAAATGAGAAAGGGTATTGATCTTGCCACCACACTTGAACGTATAGAGAAAAACTTTGTCATTACTGATCCAAGGCTGCCTGATAATCCCATT ATCTTTGCATCTGATAGCTTCTTGGAGCTGACAGAGTACAGCCGCGAAGAAATCTTGGGCAGAAATTGCAG GTTTCTCCAAGGGCCTGAAACTGATCCAGCTACTGTGAGGAAGATCCGAGAGGCAATAGATAACCAAACAGAAGTAACTGTACAGCTCATCAACTACACAAAGAGTG GCAAGAAGTTCTGGAACCTGTTCCATCTGCAGCCTATGCGTGACCAGAAG GGAGAAGTTCAGTATTTTATCGGAGTGCAGCTAGATGGCAGTGCAAAAGTTGATCCACTTCATAACAGGCTTCCAGATAGTGCTGCACAACAGAGTGAACAACTG GTGAAAAAAACTGCAGAAAATGTTGATGAAGCAGTGAGGGAACTTCCAGACGCCAATATG AATCCAGAAGATCTATGGATGAATCATTCCAAGGTGGTTCACCCAAAACCTCACAGGAAGGATAGTCCCTTTTGGAAAGCTATTCAAAAG ATTCATGACAGTGGAGAAAGGATAGGTCTAAAACATTTTAGGCCTGTAAAACCATTGGGATCAGGCGACACTGGCAG TGTGCATTTGGTGGAACTATATGGAACTGGCCTGTACTTTGCCATGAAAGCTATGGATAAAGGTGTTATGCTCAACCGGAACAAG GTGCATAGAGCTTGTGCAGAAAGAGAAATTCTTGACATGTTGGATCACCCTTTTCTTCCAGCATTGTATGCATCATTTCAG ACTAAAACACATATTTGTCTGATTACGGATTACTGTCCTGGTGGAGAACTCTTCGTGCTTTTAGACAGACAACCAATGAAGGTCATGAAGGAAGATGCAGTCAG ATTTTATGCTGCGGAGGTTGTTGTTGCATTGGAGTACCTTCACTGTCAAG GAATTATATACAGAGATTTAAAGCCTGAAAATGTTCTCCTCCAGAGCAATGGACATGTGACCCTGACCGATTTTGATTTATCTTGCTTGACATCTTGCAAACCACAG CTGCTGATTCCAACGAcagatgaaaagaaaaaacgcCATAAAAGTCAGCAGAATCCAATCTTCATGGCAGAACCTATGCGTGCATCAAATTCTTTTGTGGGAACTGAAGAGTACATTGCCCCT GAAATTATCTCTGGGGCAGGCCATACCAGTGCAGTGGACTGGTGGGCTTTAG GCATTCTTCTCTATGAAATGCTTTATGGGTATACACCATTCAGGGGAAAGACAAGACAGAAGACATTTGCCAATGTTCTTCAGAAAGATCTTAAATTCCCAAGAAGTATACAA GTAAGTCTCCATGGAAAGCAGTTGATGTACAGGTTATTACATAAAGATCCCAAAAACAGATTAGGTTCTCGTGAAGGAGCCAGTGAAATTAAGGGACATCCATTCTTCAAAGGTGTAAATTGGGCTCTTGTCCGCTGCATG AATGCACCTGAGCTTGAAGCCCCTCTCTTTGCAACTGAAGCTggggaggaagacaaagtaGTGGACCCTGAACTACAAGATTTACAGAAAAATGTTTTCTGA
- the LOC108663365 gene encoding chitinase 2-like, with protein sequence MNSHMLVLPLILQIFIALFSSNPAVAANSKLFREYIGAEDKGVTFSDVPINSQVDFHFILSFAIDYTNSSIPSPTNGDFGVYWDTENLSPSHVFSIKSQHPNVKVAMSLGGDTINDEHVYFSPKTINSWVRNAIHSITEISRKYNLDGIDIDYEHFHADPDTFAECIGRLLLFLKQNGVVSFASIAPYNDDSVQPHYLALWSKYGHLIDYVNFQFYAYHKGTTVSQFLKYFHEQSSNYRGGKVLVSFGTDGSGGLSPQNGFFKACRRLKRQGKLHGIFVWSADDSKKAGFLYEKQSQTLLARST encoded by the coding sequence atgaattcacatATGCTTGTTCTTCCTcttattcttcaaattttcattgCTCTGTTTTCCTCAAACCCTGCAGTAGCAGCTAACTCAAAactttttagagaatatataggAGCTGAGGACAAGGGTGTTACGTTTTCAGATGTACCCATCAATTCACAAGTAGATTTTCACTTCATCCTCTCCTTTGCTATTGACTACACAAACTCTTCAATTCCTTCCCCCACCAATGGTGATTTTGGGGTTTACTGGGATACAGAAAACCTCAGCCCTTCTCATGTATTCTCCATCAAAAGCCAGCATCCGAATGTCAAGGTAGCTATGAGTCTTGGGGGTGATACGATAAATGATGAGCATGTATACTTCAGCCCCAAAACAATCAATTCTTGGGTTCGAAATGCCATTCATTCCATAACAGAGATATCAAGAAAGTACAATTTGGATGGAATAGACATCGACTATGAACACTTCCATGCAGATCCTGACACATTTGCTGAGTGCATTGGACGGCTTCTTCTGTTCCTCAAACAAAATGGGGTGGTGTCGTTTGCATCAATAGCACCCTATAATGATGATTCCGTGCAACCGCATTACTTGGCCTTGTGGAGTAAGTATGGGCATCTAATAGACTATGTCAACTTTCAGTTTTACGCTTACCATAAGGGGACAACTGTTTctcaatttttgaaatactTTCATGAACAGAGCTCTAACTATAGAGGTGGTAAGGTCTTAGTAAGCTTTGGTACTGATGGAAGTGGAGGTTTGTCTCCTCAAAATGGGTTTTTCAAGGCCTGTCGCAGGCTTAAGCGTCAGGGCAAACTTCATGGCATATTTGTTTGGTCAGCGGATGACTCCAAGAAAGCTGGTTTCCTCTATGAGAAGCAGTCACAGACCTTGTTGGCCAGATCAACATGA
- the LOC18590812 gene encoding BTB/POZ domain-containing protein At5g60050: MASREVSTMIKQGFISDPTFSLSFSPSRTTPTTTLSRLYSPSSPPPPPPPPPTVSTRPNHNPTLFEMMSEEHLRDSKTIEESRRKTNRVAKFLTELKICSFNSWGLGSGDVRLTVVSRDGYRVSMDVHRRVLSEKSRFFAEKLSQGREKGVSHTVEISECDDVEVYVETVVLMYCDDLKKRLIGEDVNKVLALLKVSAAIMFDAGISSCLEYLEAVPWSEEEEEKVISHLSQLELHSSMTEVLQRVSSEPSTSARADDIFLQLLSGVLQAKDDKARREMKTLISQLLREDSFDDDHRLDVSKETLYHLCHRCLSSLVLCLSEATGMDNSRRDRGVLMAEIAREADNLQWIVDILIDKRMANDFVKLWADQRELAALHSKIPIMYRHEISRITAQLCIAIGRGNILVPKDSRFSLLSTWLEALYEDFGWMRRASRSVDKKLVEDGLSKTILTLSLRQQQVILLSWFDRFLNKGDDCPNIQTAFEVWWRRAFIRQYTDVQDSSQLQITVCSYPT; the protein is encoded by the exons ATGGCTTCAAGGGAAGTATCAACGATGATAAAACAAGGCTTTATTTCGGACCCAacattttctttatctttctcTCCATCAAGAACAACTCCCACAACAACTCTCTCAAGACTATACTCTCCTTCCTCTCCTCCTCcgcctcctcctcctcctccaaCTGTTTCAACTCGCCCGAATCACAACCCCACCCTGTTTGAAATGATGTCTGAGGAACACCTCCGTGACTCCAAAACCATCGAAGAATCTCGCAGAAAGACTAACCGAGTTGCTAAATTCCTCACTGAACTCAAAATTTGTAGCTTTAACAGCTGGGGGTTGGGATCAGGTGATGTGAGGCTCACAGTAGTCTCTAGAGATGGCTATAGAGTGTCAATGGATGTGCACAGAAGAGTTTTGTCTGAGAAAAGTAGGTTCTTTGCTGAGAAGTTGAGtcaaggaagagaaaaaggagTTTCTCATACAGTGGAAATCAGTGAATGTGATGATGTGGAGGTTTATGTGGAAACGGTGgttttgatgtattgtgatgATTTAAAGAAGAGGTTGATTGGTGAAGATGTTAACAAAGTCTTGGCTTTGCTTAAg GTCTCTGCGGCCATTATGTTTGATGCAGGAATTAGCTCTTGCTTGGAGTATTTGGAAGCTGTCCCATGGTCTGAGGAGGAAGAGGAGAAAGTCATATCTCATCTCAGCCAACTTGAGCTTCATAGCTCAATGACTGAGGTTCTTCAGAGAGTATCATCTGAACCATCTACTTCTGCAAGAGCTGATGACATCTTCTTGCAGCTACTTAGTGGTGTTCTTCAAGCCAAGGATGATAAAGCGCGTCGAGAAATGAAAACTCTTATTTCACAGTTACTTAGAGAAGATTCATTTGATGATGACCATCGGCTTGATGTCTCCAAAGAGACCCTTTATCATCTCTGTCACAGATGTCTTAGTTCTCTTGTCCTCTGCTTATCTGAAGCTACAGGCATGGACAATAGCAGGCGAGATCGAGGGGTTTTAATGGCTGAAATAGCTCGAGAAGCTGACAATTTGCAGTGGATTGTTGATATCCTAATTGACAAAAGAATGGCGAATGACTTTGTGAAATTATGGGCAGACCAGAGGGAACTTGCAGCCCTTCATTCAAAGATTCCCATTATGTACCGGCATGAAATCAGCAGAATCACTGCTCAACTATGTATCGCAATTGGTAGAGGAAACATCTTGGTGCCGAAAGATAGCCGGTTCTCTTTGCTGTCCACATGGTTGGAAGCTCTTTATGAAGACTTTGGATGGATGAGAAGGGCTTCTAGATCTGTAGATAAGAAACTAGTGGAGGATGGACTAAGCAAGACAATTCTTACCCTTTCTTTGAGGCAACAGCAGGTTATCTTGCTCAGTTGGTTTGATCGGTTTCTCAATAAAGGGGATGACTGTCCCAATATCCAGACAGCATTTGAAGTTTGGTGGAGAAGAGCTTTCATCAGACAGTACACTGATGTGCAGGATAGTTCCCAGTTGCAAATAACTGTTTGCAGTTATCCAACCTGA